In Jejubacter calystegiae, the following are encoded in one genomic region:
- a CDS encoding ABC transporter permease — MTLSLESGVVAGERRVRLKRAARRSAAFIGQMARNPLTAVGGAIILLLMVTALFAPWIAPYNPLIQDLNNALSPPDARHWFGTDEFGRDIFSRLVYGARITLYIVLLVSLTVGPLGLALGVTAGYFGGAVDKALMRITDIFISFPSLVLALAFVAALGPGLEHVVIAIALTAWPPIARLARAETLSLRQADFISAVRLQGASPLRVLWRHIVPLCLPSVIIRITMNMAGIILTAAGLGFLGLGAQPPQPEWGAMISSGRTYMMECWWVVTIPGLAILINSLAFNFLGDGLRDILDPRSE; from the coding sequence ATGACGCTTTCCCTTGAATCCGGTGTCGTTGCCGGTGAACGCCGGGTGCGGCTCAAGCGCGCCGCCAGGCGAAGTGCCGCGTTTATCGGGCAGATGGCGCGCAATCCGCTGACCGCCGTCGGCGGCGCGATTATCCTGCTGCTGATGGTGACGGCGCTGTTTGCCCCCTGGATAGCGCCGTACAACCCGCTGATTCAGGACCTTAATAATGCCCTTAGCCCGCCGGATGCCCGCCACTGGTTCGGCACCGACGAGTTCGGGCGCGATATCTTCAGTCGTCTGGTATATGGGGCGCGGATTACGCTCTACATTGTGCTGCTGGTGTCGCTGACCGTGGGACCGCTGGGGCTGGCGCTGGGCGTGACCGCAGGCTATTTCGGCGGCGCGGTGGACAAAGCGCTGATGCGCATTACCGATATTTTTATCTCGTTTCCGAGTCTGGTACTGGCGCTGGCCTTTGTGGCCGCCCTGGGGCCGGGGCTGGAGCATGTGGTGATCGCCATTGCGCTCACCGCCTGGCCGCCCATCGCCCGTCTGGCGCGGGCGGAAACCCTCTCCCTGCGCCAGGCGGACTTTATTTCGGCGGTGCGGCTGCAGGGGGCGTCGCCGCTGCGGGTACTGTGGCGCCATATCGTCCCGCTGTGCCTGCCGTCGGTGATTATCCGCATCACCATGAATATGGCCGGGATTATTCTGACCGCTGCCGGGCTGGGCTTTCTGGGGCTTGGCGCCCAGCCGCCGCAGCCAGAGTGGGGGGCGATGATCTCCAGCGGTCGCACTTACATGATGGAGTGCTGGTGGGTGGTGACCATTCCGGGGCTGGCGATTCTGATTAACAGCCTGGCGTTTAACTTTTTAGGAGACGGCCTACGTGACATCCTCGATCCCCGCAGCGAATAA
- the yegQ gene encoding tRNA 5-hydroxyuridine modification protein YegQ, translating into MLKPELLSPAGTLKNMRYAFAYGADAVYAGQPRYSLRVRNNEFNHENLALGINEAHALGKKFYVVVNIAPHNAKLKTFIRDLKPVVDMGPDALIMSDPGLIMMVREAFPEMAIHLSVQANAVNWATVKFWHQMGLTRVILSRELSLEEIAEIRQQVPEMELEVFVHGALCMAYSGRCLLSGYINKRDPNQGTCTNACRWEYKVQEGKQDEVGNIVHQYEPIPVQNVEPTLGSGAPTDKVFMIEESQRPGEYMTAFEDEHGTYIMNSKDLRAIEHVGRLTQLGVHSLKIEGRTKSFYYCARTAQVYRQAIDDAAAGKPFDPSLLQTLEGLAHRGYTEGFLRRHTHDSYQNYEYGYSVSDRQQFVGEFTGERRGSFAAVAVKNKFSLGDLLEMMTPQGNVTFTLESMENGKGAAVEVAPGNGHTVWLPVPEAMPLEYALLMRNLNGQTTRNPHGNEQVSVS; encoded by the coding sequence ATGCTTAAACCGGAACTGCTCTCTCCGGCGGGAACGCTGAAAAATATGCGTTACGCCTTCGCCTACGGTGCCGATGCCGTCTACGCTGGCCAGCCACGCTACAGCCTGCGGGTGCGCAATAACGAATTCAATCACGAAAATCTGGCGCTCGGCATTAACGAAGCCCATGCCCTTGGCAAAAAGTTCTACGTGGTGGTGAATATCGCTCCCCATAACGCCAAACTGAAAACCTTTATCCGCGACCTGAAACCGGTGGTGGATATGGGGCCAGACGCGCTGATTATGTCCGATCCCGGGCTGATTATGATGGTCCGCGAAGCTTTCCCTGAGATGGCGATTCACCTTTCGGTACAGGCCAACGCCGTAAACTGGGCGACGGTGAAGTTCTGGCATCAAATGGGGCTGACCCGTGTCATCCTTTCCCGCGAGCTGTCGCTGGAAGAGATTGCCGAAATCCGCCAGCAGGTGCCGGAAATGGAGCTGGAAGTCTTCGTGCATGGCGCGCTGTGCATGGCCTATTCCGGCCGCTGCCTGCTTTCCGGTTATATCAACAAGCGCGACCCCAACCAGGGGACCTGCACCAACGCCTGTCGTTGGGAATATAAGGTGCAGGAAGGCAAACAGGATGAGGTGGGCAATATCGTCCATCAATACGAGCCGATCCCGGTTCAAAACGTAGAACCCACTCTGGGCAGCGGCGCGCCGACCGATAAGGTCTTTATGATTGAAGAGAGCCAGCGCCCGGGCGAATATATGACCGCCTTCGAGGACGAACACGGCACCTACATCATGAACTCGAAGGATTTACGCGCCATTGAACACGTTGGCCGTCTGACCCAGCTTGGCGTGCACTCGCTGAAGATCGAAGGCCGCACCAAATCCTTCTATTACTGCGCCCGTACCGCCCAGGTGTACCGCCAGGCCATTGATGACGCGGCGGCCGGTAAGCCATTTGACCCTTCACTGCTGCAGACCCTGGAAGGGCTGGCGCACCGCGGTTATACCGAAGGTTTTCTGCGTCGTCATACCCATGACAGCTACCAGAACTACGAGTACGGCTACTCGGTTTCCGACAGACAGCAGTTTGTCGGCGAATTCACCGGCGAACGCCGCGGCTCCTTTGCTGCGGTAGCGGTAAAGAACAAGTTTTCGCTGGGCGATCTCCTTGAGATGATGACCCCCCAGGGCAATGTCACCTTCACCCTGGAGAGCATGGAAAACGGCAAAGGTGCCGCAGTGGAAGTCGCCCCGGGCAACGGCCACACCGTCTGGCTGCCGGTCCCCGAGGCAATGCCGCTGGAGTATGCCCTGTTGATGCGCAATCTGAACGGTCAGACCACCCGTAATCCGCACGGAAATGAGCAGGTTAGCGTAAGTTAA
- a CDS encoding ABC transporter ATP-binding protein — MIRTQGLNLHFGEGADRRQVLFDVELSVRPGEIYGLIGESGSGKTTVLKCLAGLFTHWQGQLAIEGEPLTHRLKRERCRQVQMVFQDPWGSLHPRHTIGDILEEPLLIHGTGGRDGRINRWLDRVGLNRAFRDRYPHQLSGGQRQRVAIARALILEPRVLLLDEPTSALDVSVQAEILNLLVALHREGGLTYLMVTHDPGVMAHLCQRVSVMQHGKILETLGVDALVAGKARQPYTRMLIDASQRYSRELAREVAAY; from the coding sequence ATGATTCGCACTCAGGGGCTGAATTTGCACTTTGGCGAAGGGGCCGATCGTCGCCAGGTGTTGTTCGATGTCGAGCTCAGCGTACGCCCCGGCGAGATTTACGGGCTGATAGGGGAGTCCGGCTCCGGTAAAACCACGGTGCTTAAGTGCCTGGCGGGGCTGTTTACCCACTGGCAGGGCCAGCTTGCCATCGAGGGCGAACCGCTGACCCACCGCCTGAAGCGTGAACGCTGCCGCCAGGTTCAGATGGTGTTTCAGGATCCCTGGGGTTCGCTGCATCCACGCCATACCATCGGCGATATTCTGGAAGAGCCGCTGCTGATTCACGGCACTGGCGGGCGCGACGGGCGCATCAACCGCTGGCTGGATCGGGTGGGGTTGAACCGTGCGTTTCGCGACCGTTATCCGCATCAGCTTTCCGGCGGCCAGCGTCAGCGGGTGGCCATCGCCCGGGCGCTAATCCTGGAGCCCAGGGTACTGCTGCTTGACGAGCCTACCTCTGCGCTGGACGTGTCGGTACAGGCAGAAATTCTTAACCTGCTGGTGGCGCTGCACCGCGAGGGCGGGCTGACTTATCTGATGGTGACCCACGATCCCGGTGTGATGGCTCACCTGTGCCAGCGGGTTTCGGTGATGCAGCACGGTAAAATACTGGAGACTCTGGGGGTCGATGCGCTGGTGGCAGGAAAGGCCCGTCAGCCTTATACCCGGATGTTGATTGACGCCAGCCAGCGCTATAGCCGCGAGCTGGCGCGGGAGGTGGCGGCGTATTAA
- the yegS gene encoding lipid kinase YegS, with the protein MENSCLSLMIVNGKSAGDEALRTAVADMREAGHRLEVRVTWEHGDAARYLDEAVALGAQTVIAAGGDGTINEVATALAGLSGQQPALGIVPLGTANDFATSAGIPLEADKALQLALVGRPSAIDLVGVNDKAWFINMATGGFGTRITTETPEKLKAALGGVSYFIHGLLRMDTLKPDRCEIRGENFHWQGDALAIGIGNGRQAGGGQQLCPEALINDGLLQLRIFTGEELLPALLSTLGKPEENPNIIDGASSWFEIEAPHDITFNLDGEPLTGRSFRIDVKPGALSCRLPPDCVLLK; encoded by the coding sequence ATGGAAAATTCCTGCTTATCACTGATGATTGTTAATGGTAAAAGTGCGGGCGATGAGGCCCTGCGAACGGCCGTTGCCGATATGCGCGAAGCAGGCCACCGGCTGGAAGTGCGCGTCACCTGGGAGCACGGCGATGCCGCCCGCTACCTCGACGAAGCCGTGGCTCTTGGCGCGCAAACCGTGATTGCCGCAGGCGGCGATGGCACGATTAACGAAGTCGCCACCGCTCTGGCGGGCCTGAGCGGCCAGCAGCCTGCGCTGGGCATTGTGCCGCTCGGCACCGCCAATGACTTTGCCACCAGCGCCGGTATCCCTCTTGAGGCAGACAAGGCGCTACAGCTGGCGCTGGTCGGGCGCCCTTCCGCCATCGATCTGGTCGGCGTTAACGATAAGGCCTGGTTTATCAATATGGCAACGGGCGGCTTCGGTACCCGAATCACGACCGAAACTCCGGAAAAACTGAAAGCGGCGCTGGGCGGTGTCTCCTACTTTATTCACGGTCTGCTGCGGATGGATACCCTGAAGCCGGACCGCTGCGAGATTCGCGGCGAGAATTTCCACTGGCAGGGGGATGCTCTGGCGATCGGCATCGGTAACGGCCGTCAGGCGGGCGGCGGTCAGCAGCTCTGCCCCGAAGCGCTGATCAACGACGGTCTGCTGCAACTGCGCATCTTCACCGGCGAAGAGCTGCTGCCCGCCCTGCTCTCCACTCTGGGCAAGCCGGAGGAGAACCCCAATATTATCGACGGCGCCTCATCCTGGTTCGAGATTGAAGCGCCGCACGACATTACCTTTAATCTGGACGGCGAACCGCTGACTGGCCGCAGCTTCCGCATTGACGTTAAGCCGGGGGCTCTGAGTTGCCGCCTGCCGCCGGATTGTGTGCTGCTGAAGTGA
- a CDS encoding ABC transporter permease has protein sequence MTAISSSGGIMARRLSARLWQVAVTLFGLLLLTFFIGRVMPVDPVLSIVGPDADQSTYQQVYRQLGFDKPLWHQFIIWLGGLAQGDLGNALLTGRPVAQDILRVFPATLELATLAIVIGAGLGIPLGVMAAARRNGALDYVVRIISLAGYSTPIFWVGMMGLLVFYAWLGWVGGAGRLDMSLDGAVPTRSGLIVLDTLLAGNMEVLRSALNHLILPAALLGFHSLAYISRMTRSFMLAQLSQEFIITARVKGLTERQVIWNHAFRNILVQLLTVVALAYGSLLEGAVLIETVFSWPGFGSWLTGSLLLGDMNAVMGGVLVVGIIFVTLNLLSDMLYQLFDPRTRS, from the coding sequence ATGACGGCGATATCATCTTCTGGCGGCATCATGGCCCGACGTCTGTCGGCGCGTCTGTGGCAGGTGGCGGTCACGCTGTTTGGCCTGCTGTTACTAACCTTTTTTATCGGCCGGGTGATGCCGGTGGACCCGGTACTCTCCATCGTCGGGCCGGATGCGGACCAGAGCACTTACCAGCAGGTTTATCGGCAGTTGGGCTTTGATAAACCCCTGTGGCACCAGTTTATTATCTGGCTGGGCGGGCTGGCCCAGGGCGATTTGGGCAATGCCCTGCTGACCGGAAGGCCGGTGGCTCAGGATATCCTGCGGGTCTTTCCGGCCACCCTGGAGCTGGCGACCCTGGCGATTGTTATTGGCGCCGGGCTGGGCATTCCGCTTGGGGTGATGGCGGCGGCGCGGCGCAATGGTGCTCTTGACTACGTGGTGCGCATCATCAGCCTGGCGGGATATTCCACCCCCATTTTCTGGGTGGGGATGATGGGGCTGCTGGTGTTCTACGCCTGGCTGGGTTGGGTGGGCGGCGCCGGGCGGCTGGATATGAGCCTGGACGGTGCGGTGCCGACTCGCAGCGGTCTGATTGTGCTGGATACGCTACTGGCGGGCAATATGGAGGTGCTGCGCAGCGCGCTGAATCACCTGATCCTGCCCGCGGCGCTACTGGGCTTCCATTCGCTGGCTTACATCAGCCGGATGACCCGCAGCTTTATGCTGGCCCAGTTGTCTCAGGAGTTCATTATCACCGCCCGGGTTAAGGGGTTGACCGAACGACAGGTCATCTGGAATCACGCGTTCCGCAATATTCTGGTGCAGCTGCTGACGGTGGTGGCGCTGGCCTATGGATCGCTGCTGGAAGGGGCGGTATTGATCGAAACCGTCTTTTCGTGGCCCGGCTTCGGGTCGTGGCTGACCGGCAGTCTGTTGCTTGGCGATATGAATGCGGTGATGGGCGGCGTGCTGGTGGTGGGGATTATCTTCGTCACCCTGAATCTGCTGTCCGACATGCTTTATCAACTCTTCGACCCGAGGACCCGATCATGA
- a CDS encoding ABC transporter ATP-binding protein encodes MTSSIPAANNAPLLDVRNLHVEFVNGRQTTHAVRGVSFALGREKLAIVGESGSGKSTVGRALLRLHAARTRIHADRLQFGDLDLRSASAAQMRALRGGRISMIMQDPKYSLNPVICVGDQIAEAWRTHHTGSRKMAREKALAMLEVVRIRDPGRVYRLYPHEISGGQGQRIMIAMMLITDPELVIADEPTSALDVSVRLQVLGLLDDLVQSRGLGLIFISHDINLVRSFCDRVLVMYAGRVVESIAARDLDRAQHPYTRGLIAALPELHSRRETLPVLQRQSRWLTE; translated from the coding sequence GTGACATCCTCGATCCCCGCAGCGAATAACGCGCCGCTGCTCGACGTGCGTAATCTGCACGTTGAATTTGTTAACGGTCGCCAGACTACCCACGCGGTGCGCGGCGTCTCTTTCGCGCTGGGCCGTGAAAAGCTGGCGATTGTCGGTGAATCCGGCTCCGGTAAATCCACCGTTGGACGGGCGCTGCTGCGGCTGCATGCCGCCCGCACCCGAATTCATGCCGACAGATTACAGTTTGGCGACCTGGATCTGCGTAGCGCCTCTGCCGCTCAGATGCGCGCCCTGCGCGGCGGGCGGATCTCCATGATTATGCAGGATCCGAAATATTCCCTGAATCCGGTGATTTGCGTGGGCGATCAGATAGCCGAGGCCTGGCGGACCCACCATACCGGCAGTCGCAAAATGGCGCGGGAAAAAGCGCTGGCGATGCTGGAAGTGGTACGGATCCGCGATCCGGGTCGGGTCTACCGGCTCTATCCCCATGAGATCTCTGGCGGCCAGGGGCAGCGGATCATGATTGCCATGATGCTGATTACCGATCCCGAACTGGTGATTGCCGATGAACCGACTTCGGCGCTGGATGTCTCGGTACGTTTACAGGTTCTGGGGCTGCTTGACGATCTGGTGCAGTCGCGCGGACTGGGGCTTATCTTTATCAGCCACGATATCAACCTGGTGCGCAGCTTCTGCGATCGGGTGCTGGTGATGTATGCCGGCAGGGTGGTGGAGTCCATTGCCGCACGGGATCTGGATCGCGCGCAGCACCCCTACACCCGGGGGCTGATCGCCGCGCTGCCCGAACTGCATAGCCGCCGCGAGACGCTGCCGGTGCTGCAACGCCAGAGTCGCTGGCTGACCGAATAA